Proteins from a genomic interval of Medicago truncatula cultivar Jemalong A17 chromosome 3, MtrunA17r5.0-ANR, whole genome shotgun sequence:
- the LOC11415335 gene encoding probable receptor-like serine/threonine-protein kinase At4g34500 has translation MAPSANSSGGSVPLLTTSIVGLKFYILVLILVAIVVTIILITVLCIRRNRTSKKSKMRRVKHSSGTIPLVSKEIVEVIKIEQVDGDESSRMKKQVECEIEESSSVSVESPSPSANIGWGRWYSLKELENATDGFAEGSVIGEGGYGIVYRGILQDGSIVAVKNLLNNKGQAEKEFKVEVEAIGKVRHKNLVGLVGYCAEGAKRMLVYEYVDNGNLEQWLHGDVGPVSPLTWDIRMKIAVGTAKGLAYLHEGLEPKVVHRDVKSSNILLDKKWHAKVSDFGLAKLLGSGKSYVTTRVMGTFGYVSPEYASTGMLNEGSDVYSFGILLMELVTGRSPIDYSRAPAEMNLVDWFKGMVASRRGEELVDPLIEIQPSPRSLKRALLVCLRCIDLDANKRPKMGQIVHMLEADDFPFRSELRTREKDPVPSQVDLFKKVPYPKRHVEPVNKASWR, from the exons ATGGCACCTTCCGCCAATTCCTCCGGCGGTTCTGTGCCGTTGCTAACCACCTCTATCGTAGGGCTGAAATTCTATATCTTAGTCCTCATTTTAGTCGCAATCGTAGTCACAATCATTCTCATCACCGTTCTCTGCATTCGCCGGAATCGAACCTCAAAGAAGAGCAAAATGCGGCGAGTGAAGCATAGTTCCGGAACAATTCCACTTGTTTCTAAGGAGATCGTGGAGGTGATCAAGATCGAACAAGTTGACGGTGATGAATCGTCGAGGATGAAGAAGCAAGTGGAGTGTGAGATCGAAGAGAGTAGTAGTGTGTCGGTGGAGTCACCGTCGCCGTCGGCGAACATAGGGTGGGGTCGGTGGTATAGTTTGAAGGAATTGGAGAATGCGACGGATGGATTTGCGGAAGGGAGCGTGATCGGAGAAGGAGGATATGGAATTGTATACAGAGGAATTCTTCAAGATGGTTCTATTGTCGCTGTCAAGAATCTTCTCAACAATAA GGGTCAAGCAGAGAAAGAGTTTAAAGTGGAAGTTGAAGCCATTGGAAAAGTGAGGCATAAGAATTTGGTTGGGTTAGTTGGATATTGTGCAGAAGGTGCTAAAAG GATGCTTGTTTACGAATATGTTGACAATGGAAATTTAGAGCAGTGGCTGCATGGTGATGTAGGACCTGTTAGCCCTTTGACTTGGGATATACGAATGAAGATTGCTGTTGGGACTGCAAAAGG GCTAGCCTATTTGCACGAAGGCTTAGAACCCAAAGTTGTCCACCGAGATGTAAAATCAAGCAACATTCTTTTAGACAAAAAATGGCATGCCAAAGTATCAGACTTTGGACTGGCCAAGCTCTTAGGATCTGGGAAAAGCTATGTGACAACACGCGTAATGGGGACATTTGG ATATGTTTCACCGGAGTATGCAAGCACGGGTATGCTTAATGAGGGCAGCGATGTGTATAGTTTTGGGATTCTACTCATGGAGCTAGTTACAGGAAGAAGTCCCATTGATTATTCTAGAGCACCTGCAGAG ATGAACTTGGTTGATTGGTTTAAGGGAATGGTAGCAAGTCGTCGTGGTGAGGAGCTAGTTGATCCTTTGATCGAGATTCAGCCTTCTCCAAGATCTTTGAAGCGAGCTTTACTGGTTTGCCTTCGCTGTATAGATTTGGATGCCAATAAGCGACCAAAGATGGGTCAAATTGTTCATATGCTTGAGGCAGATGATTTTCCCTTCCGTTCT GAACTTCGAACTAGAGAGAAAGATCCTGTTCCTTCTCAAGTAGACCTTTTCAAAAAGGTTCCGTATCCAAAAAGACATGTGGAGCCCGTAAATAAAGCGAGCTGGAGATGA